A window of the Dictyostelium discoideum AX4 chromosome 4 chromosome, whole genome shotgun sequence genome harbors these coding sequences:
- the rasS gene encoding Ras GTPase, with amino-acid sequence MFNFKLVLVGPGGVGKSCLTIQFIAQKFVDEYDPTLEDSYRKQTTVDGEECLLDIYDTAGQEDFSAVRDQYMRTGEGFLCVYSITYLQSFKEIHRLHNHLLKVKDLDSVPFVLVGNKCDLNEYREVSTAEGEELAKKLNCKFLETSAKERINVSESFYELVREVKKARQSNQHSNSQEQNTDQPIKKKKSCNLL; translated from the coding sequence atgtttaattttaaattagtaTTAGTTGGACCAGGTGGTGTTGGTAAATCATGTTTAACAATTCAATTTATTGCACAAAAATTTGTGGATGAATATGATCCAACATTAGAAGATTCATATAGAAAGCAAACAACAGTTGATGGAGAGGAGTGTTTATTAGATATTTATGATACCGCAGGTCAAGAAGATTTCAGTGCGGTTAGGGATCAATATATGCGTACAGGTGAGGGATTTCTATGCGTTTACTCAATTACATATCTTCAAAGTTTTAAAGAGATTCATCGTTTACATAATCATCTTTTGAAAGTAAAAGATTTAGATTCAGTACCATTCGTATTGGTAGGAAATAAATGTGATCTCAATGAATATCGTGAAGTTTCAACCGCCGAAGGTGAAGAATTGGCAAAGAAGTTAAACTGTAAATTCTTGGAAACCTCTGCCAAAGAAAGAATCAATGTTTCTGAATCTTTTTATGAACTTGTTAGAGAAGTTAAAAAAGCTCGTCAATCAAATCAACATTCAAATTCTC